In the Arachis ipaensis cultivar K30076 chromosome B04, Araip1.1, whole genome shotgun sequence genome, tgattttgtgTCCCTTACTTTTTCAATGTTTTGCTCTCAATGACTTAAATATAGAATTTTATCCAAATTAACCATCATTTTAAAACTAGAAACATTATTCAAAAGCCGACCAGTTTGGTATCAAAAATTCACATGTGACATGTCATGTAGAACAAGAATAAGACACAATCACTCTCAACTTTAATAAACTTTCATGTGTCATATTAAACTGCTTACACATGTATGCACTTAATCTTATATATAATGGGATTCGATCTCACCTCGATTCTCATTCTATTATATACTCAAAAAATTAAACCTTCATCAAAAGAGAAGAGTGTCTTATTGAATTATTCTTTGAAATTATTAGAAAGAAAAATGGTTGATAACATTGGAGGTAGTGGTTCTTCTAATAATGAAGGCATCATCAAGGAGCAAGATCGGTTGCTGCCAATAGCCAATGTTGGTAGGATCATGAAGCAGATTCTTCCTCAGAATGCGAAAATCTCGAAGGAGGCGAAGGAGACGATGCAGGAGTGCGTGTCGGAGTACATTAGCTTCGTGACGAGCGAGGCGTCGGAGAAATGCCGGAAGGAGAGGAGGAAGACTGTTAATGGTGATGACATTTGTTGGGCGCTCGCAACGCTCGGTTTTGATGACTATGCCGAAGGGATGAGAAGGTATTTACATAGGTATAGAGAGTTAGaggttgataataataataataataataataataataataatcaagagAGAGGGAAATAATATATAACGTATAAAAGAAATTGAAGATTATGAACCATATTATTTTAAATTGCACTGGCAAATTGTTTCTGAAAAATAATGTTGAGGGTGAGAGTAGGTAGTAGTTCTTATGATACCATTTCCATCTGAAGGGTCAATGCAAGTTAAGGTTTTCGAGAATGAGATAATGTAATAgtttttttctttattgttaTGATCTACTGGATTTTGATTGACTACAAAACAAGTAGATTACAActtttaatttactttttctctctcctttttttttttctttttttggggtATCCTGTATTCATACTTAGCTTCAAGTCTTTGCATGCTGCTTAATTTGGTTCATCAGTTGAATTTGAGAATTATATCATCTTGGCCATGGTTTAAAttctttgttatatatatatatacactattTTCAGTTGGAATTGATCATAGTGTTTGTCTTATCtccaagaaaatgaaataaaatgtgTTATATTCTAGGATTTTTTAAATGAGTGATACTATGTATACAAGTCTTTTTAACCAAATTCAATTAAGTTAGTGTAAAGGTTAGCGAAAAAAATGCGTACATAGGTCActattttttttcgcattttctgTAGGACACAATTTTTTGTAACTTATTGATAAAGAACATAAATTTTTAAAgcataacataaaaaattttgtacATAACACAAATTTATCAATAAAGCATATAAATTTTACTCATAGCACATATATTTTTTGTATATAACACACAAATCTTTATACATAGCACAAATTTTTATTGTGAATGCATTTTGTTAGTTGGGTGAGTCAATGTTCTAAGTATGTACGTAGTCCTTCAAAAATTTCTATGCTGCAcataaaaaatttatgtgttatacATCCAAATTCTATGCTCTACTTTCCTGAACATTTATAAGAGAAGAAGTTGAAGACGATGAGgacaatgataatgataatgataataagagaAGATGAGAAgggaaaaaaagaataaatttaaaaaaaaaaaagaagaagacagcGGTGGTGACAGCGATAATGACGATGGCGGTGGCGACAGTAATGACGACAACGAtattgaagaaggaagaaggaacgtaagaagaagaagaagcgacgAACATTAAAGAAGAGAGAAGTGGCGCGTgaataagtttttatttttaaataacttgGTTAAACTTTGTTATTTAAAAGACTTAGACATctagtatttttgttttttaaaataaataaattaaaatttttttatttatttaaatacgtAATTTAAGAAAATTTATGAGTTTATATTGTATTATTCATTTTGTTTACACAGTAAATGAAAAACATATACAAGTATCTCGCTTTAAATTAGATAAGTCAACTTTTTTAAACTTTATCTTAGATGCAAATGAAATAAGTGTGAAAATTTTACTTGATCATATCTTATTTAATAAAAGAGACACATATATTCTACATTGTAAAAAAGATATGAGTATTTGTAGttgtaaaaaatttaatttcaaaatataaaaaaatatttataatatgaTTGGGATCGAtttacaaaacaaaaaaattaatataatttattattatttagatTAAATTAGATCNNNNNNNNNNNNNNNNNNNNNNNNNNNNNNNNNNNNNNNNNNNNNNNNNNNNNNNNNNNNNNNNNNNNNNNNNNNNNNNNNNNNNNNNNNNNNNNNNNNNNNTAATCTCGCTAGTTATAAATTATTTCAATCcacaaattttttgtttttttcttacaTTCCCAACATTATAAATGGCATGCAATAAGCAAAATTTTgacaatatataatttaaatttaaaatttttaaataataaaatatttaaagttaAGAACTTTTTATGTACTCTTTTAAATACTAAGAGTAAATCCCCAACTTGCTTCCTAACAATTTCACAAATTTTCGTTCTCCTTCATTGATTGGAAAATGACATTGCGACCCCTCTCGATTAACTCCATCAGACATTATGCCTCCTCTATTAATGTCTCTGTCTGGAGATAACGGATCTTGTCTACGTATACTATTAACTCAACACCTATCAAGCAACCATTTAAAGGGACAAATCGCCCCCTAGTGAGTTAGCAGAACACTACTGTTTTGCACATTTCAAAATGAttacttcttctttttcctttcgTGTTGTTCGTCCCACAACAATCACACCTCCTCACTCCACTCCAACTTCCACTACCTCACTCCCTCACCTCCATCATTATCTAACTTTTGTTGTTGCATCTCACTAACATCTTTTACTGTCACCATAAATTTACCTCCTCCATCATCTACATCATCTTCTTTCATTTTACTTCTCTTACTCCACTTTCATTATGTATGTCTAACTTTACCTTTCATCTCTCATTATCGTCCACCATATCACCATTTCTCAACTTTAACAACAACAAAATCATTAGTTGCAacatcaatttttttcttttaaaatatatatccaaaattaataaaaattaaaaaatatcagaaACAAGAGGGATGGATgggagagagaaaaaaagaaagagaggagaCGACGAAAACTAAGTGGAGTGAGATATGGAACTAATAGATAAATTGCATTGTTGTACCAGGGATAAGTGAGACCATGAGAATGGGCCGGGGACAAAGTTGAGAAATAGAAACAGAAGTGGCCATGGTGAAGTTGGAGGAGTGAACTACCAACCCGGCCCCTGTCCATTTCGCAGAATGACAAAGCAAACCCTGACGGATAAAGCAATTCACTTCAGTACCTGTCCCAAACTTTTGTGACACAAGACGGTCCCTGTGGGTGAATCTCTGGTAACTATGAATGGAAAACGCTAAGCTATCACGGTGAGCACGTGTTAGCTTGCTGATGTGGATGAATGCTGCAGACGTAGACACCTCAAATGGTCAGGGGGTTAGTTGTCCCCATTCACGTAAACCAAAACGACCTCCCTCTTTCATCTTCACTCAACTGCTATGCCGGAATCGAGGAACTGCCACCACGGCCCACCTCCGCCATCCCCAACGCCCACACTCGGAGCTACTAGCAGTGGAGTAAGCAAGACTTCTTTCCGGAGCCCTCATTCTAGAGCTTCACCACCTACCGAGCCGCCCTTGCCTCCGCGTGCCCCCGTCTAAGGGATTGCCTCCTCAGCCGCTCCTCTGACAACAATGAGCTCAACGTCCTCCCTCACGCTAGCGAGAATCCAATGCGCCGCTGCCTCATTGCCTGGGACCTTACTTGGCTCGCTTTCGGCTCCATCGTCGCCTCCAGAATCTTCGTAGTCACCGGCCAGGAAGCCCGCACCGACGCTGGTCCTGCCATCGTTCTCGCCTACGCCATCTCTGGCTTCTCCGCCATTTGCTACATCCGGATCCGGGTGAATTCCTTCCAAGGAGGGTTCAACATGATGGATCCAATTGTTGTTGTCATTTTTTTATCGCCAACAGTGTTGCAATGAGCAGCACTAGGAATACCTCAATCCTAAATTGGCTCAGCTCCATTACCACTACGCTTGTTATTGTGTTCATCATCGTAGTTAGATTAGTTCATGGTAAAGCATCAAAGCTGACGCCATTCTTCCCTATGGGGATGAAGGGAGTGTTCAATGCTGATGCGGTTGTGTATTAGTCTTATACAGGTTTTGTCATGGTGGCAACTATCACTACAACAAGAACGAAGAACATCGGCGATAAATTGGGGGCCGTTCCCTTGTCGCCGCAAAGCAAGGCTGCGGAAGAAGGATCTCTTCGTGTGCCGCAACATCAGCGGCGATTGCTTAGTGAAACGCCGCTAGATGAGGATCTAATAACTCAATTTCTATTTTACCCATTTTTAATTTATCTTATATCATCTAATTGATTCCTCCCCAAATTTTGTAGAACCCCACGAACAGTCCTTGGAAGCGCACGAACACTGCCGTCACTGCTCCACTGCGCCACTACTGCCAATCCATCATCCTCTGGCCGCCGTCGAGCCTTTGCCTCATCCACAGTTCCTGAAACCCATACTCTCTTGTCTAGGGTGTGCAAAATCTCTAAGATCTTCTCCACCTTGCGCCTCTGTTTGGGTTGTGAAGTCGCACAGCTCCCATACACGCTTCTCCCAACGGCGTCGAAGTCTCCCATCACCTAGGTCGTGCACGAAACTGTTACACCATCCTCCACCGTTCGCCATTCTGAGCTATCGCGGCCTCTCCCTGTCACTGGTTAGTTCTGACACTTTGAGCTTTCCTTCGTGTTTTCACTCTTGGTTCGGAATTTTGAACAAGAATTTGTCCATATCTTCTATTAATTAGGGTTATTGCTACTGTTTAGGGTTAGGAATTTGATTCATGTGACTTGGTCCCATATGAGCAAGCTCAGCTGGCTAATCATTATTCTGCTTTTGTCATAACTTTAACTACTAGAACACGTGAGAGTTGATTGGCTAGATAGCTAATTGAGTTAGATTAATTAGCAGATTGTAATTCTATCTTTTAAGAGATAATGCTAATTAGAGTATACATACATCTGTGTTTGATCAACAAGAATGAATTGCTATATTATTTTGTTTCTCTTAAGTAATGAGACTAGATTGTAGCGAATTAATCTCGTCTATCTCTCCCCTTGAGTCACTCTCTTATTCTGTAAATAGCTCGAGTACTTTTCACATAGTGTGATGAGTGTGGAGTTGAGAAACAAGGTTGACTGGTTCAAGTGATCTAAAGAGCAAGTTGATCTCATTCAATTGAATTAATTTTTAAAGATCTTGTGATTCTCAATTGACTGTTCATTTTTTTTCTCCCATTTTTCTTATGATTGATCATCCATTTTTCCCTTCTCTCTTAAACCGGCCTTAGTTAGTAGAATTTGAAGGGAAATCATGTGAGTTAAAATGAATCAAGTAAGCTTTAGTACAAGTTAAAGGAAAACTCCATTATCCTTTAAACCCATACTGAACCCGCTCCGCATGCATGTTCCTTTTAAAGTGAAGATTCTTAGACTAATCTAGTTACAAGGTTTTGGACGAATCCTAATAAATAGAGGCCAAATGGTTGtcatcattttctcttttttggtCTCTTCTACACGTGATCTCTACTTTTAAGTTTACCAGTTAACCCTTTAAATTAattttccttttcaaatgagTCATGAACATTAAACAAGCCTTAAACATTTCTGGCTGCCCCTAACAATACCATAATTCACTAGGCTAAAATCTCTCGAGATGATCACCTAACCAAGGTTTCGATTCATTTCTTCCAACTAAAGAAAACTTGTGTTGAGAGTGTTACTTGTTTTATACATAGGTAAGATAATCTAATTAAACTAGACCAGATTAATAGGACTACAAAGTAAGAATAATGCACACTATGGATTAAAAGATACATGCATTTGGTTTTTGGACATTATAAAAGAAAAATGCTGATCTCCACTATGCTCTTTGTATGCTACTAGCATCTATGTTCTGCTtctaagttttgaaatttaaagtcACTATACAGTTACACTCTATAAAGAGTTTTGGGAACTGAAATCTTGTTGTTTTAATGTAGATTGATTTGAAACTGAAAGTGTGTAGAGGCTCTTCAACAAACCTGGTTCTGGTGCAGGAAGCGACTTCGTTTGGTGTCGATTGCTAAGTACTGCGCAAGAAAATTGCCAAAGGTTGTTTTTGTTTTCACTGTTGATAAGAATTGCAAAATTACTTGCAGCAGAGAAGCTTCTAGAGCACACTCCAAACAAggttatttttttttcaactttCTTATTTGTTATGAATATGatgattttgatttattattattgttctaTTCCTCTTTAGCCTTTGCGAGTAGTAGAATTGATTATTCTGtagtaagaaaaaggaaaataataagAAGGAATTGAGACTGATATAAACTATAATACTATTAAAGTGTTATAAGCAATATACAACATTGGCAACTGCTCAACACTACAACTTGGCCTTACTATTAGTTTTATCAAACTGTTATAATCAATATTCCGGTAGTTTTGGGTATTGTTGGATAATTGATACTATACTATATTGGGGATTATTGGGTTGGTGACCTGGATTTTAGATTCGTTATCAGCACAAGTTTAGAAAAATATACATTACTTGATGGGGACGTTAAATGGGAAGGGTATGAGTTAAAAAGACTGAAATTCTAATAATATTTTAAGGATAAAGGATGAAGGGTATATAGAGAATACATATCTAATCAAGCCAATTTTTACAAGAACTAGCACTTTGTTATTGACTCTTTCAAGTGataattatttttcatatgctGTGTTGCTGGTCTGTTAATTGTGCTTTACACTTTGgtatttttttaaacaattttgCTAGAAAAGGTTAACATTTTATTTTAGTAAAATTTATATCTGATAACTTTGATCCATCCAAATGCCTTTGATGGAACAA is a window encoding:
- the LOC107637654 gene encoding nuclear transcription factor Y subunit B-5-like; its protein translation is MHLILYIMGFDLTSILILLYTQKIKPSSKEKSVLLNYSLKLLERKMVDNIGGSGSSNNEGIIKEQDRLLPIANVGRIMKQILPQNAKISKEAKETMQECVSEYISFVTSEASEKCRKERRKTVNGDDICWALATLGFDDYAEGMRRYLHRYRELEVDNNNNNNNNNNNQERGK